The Tachysurus fulvidraco isolate hzauxx_2018 chromosome 4, HZAU_PFXX_2.0, whole genome shotgun sequence DNA window AAAGAACAATGATTTTGTAGCGACTCCATGGCAGTCCTCACTAGTCTAAGAAGTGGAAAATCTGAATCAAGGCAAGACTTAATATTAGAAATCTTTCAGAGTCTGTTTAGAACTAGGCAGCTGAAGGTGGAGGTAAACTTTCTTTGGATACCTGCTCATGTTGGTGTGGATGGAAATGAAACGGTGGACCTGCTAGCGAAGAAAGCTTTGAATCATTCTCAGATAGACATTACAGTAGCTTTGAGTAGAGCTGAATTCAAGGCAGTGATTTCATCAGAAGTATGTAAAAGATTGCAGGAAGTATGGAATAGTGGGACTAAAGGAAGACATCTCTTCCGGATACAGGAGAATGTTGGAATTGAGAGGAAAAGTTTGGGTAATAGAAAGAAGGATGTCGTCATCACGAGATTAAGAATTGGACATACTGCACTAAACCATAATCTCTTTAGAATAGAAAAGCATGAATCGAGTGAATGTGAGAAGTGTGGGGAATTGGAAACAGTGAGGCACATACTAGATGAGTGTCCTGCATATGAAAGGGACAGATCTCAGTTATTTCAAGAATCAAGGTGGATAGGAGTGTACAATATTTCTCTAAAGGTACTGCTGGGAAGCGACTATGGGCAATCGACAACTCAAgaattgttatttaaatatctaaaagaTACAGGAACAGGATAGATAGAATttaggtatgtatgtatgtatgtatgtatgtatgtatgtacttatttatttatttatttatttatttatttatttatttatttatttatttatttatttatttatttatgtatgtatgtcctTCTGTGTTCGCTCCACACTCCAAATCAGTAGGTGGTGGTAATGCACCTTTTCGTTGGTCTGCCAAGCCGCCATAAAACaccacaagaagaagaagaagacgaagatgATCCATGAATGGTGGCCAACGGACTGTTTATCTTGTTTCAGTCACTCACAGATACAGGAAGTAGAGACAATaggcagaatttttttttgtttgtttgttttttttagcgaCAGACAGTTGAAATCTTGCAATTCAACTGGATCCTGAATCACCAAAGGTAAAAGCAAATTTAGTGTCATGgctgctcctgtgtgtgtgtgtgtgtgtgtgtgtgtgtgtgtgtgtgtgtgtgtgtgtgtgtgtgtgtgtgtgtgtgtgtgtgtgtgtgtgtgtgtgtgtgtgtgtgtgtgtgtgtgtgtgtgtgtgtgtggttttttccTTCGAATGAGAATCTCACCTTTCTGACTGAACCGAGGTTGTTTGTGTCGTGTAATGAATCCgttttggcaatttctcttgcACAAAAATGTGCGTCAGCAACAGAAGAAGCAGgctgaatttaaataaataaattaaagataaTTTAAACCTggtaagatttatttatttatttttatcatttattactAACTTAAGTTCTTAAGTATCAATGTGATTgatactcttttttttaaaataccaataagctaaaaaaaaaatgtctgcatAGTGaaactataactatatttttgCCTGATTCCTTCTTATACATGTATTTAGTAAGGTTTATTCCCAGTGAAACTGAAATGTGCTTTTAGAACAAAATCTATATGTGACTTTATTTATACCTTTTtagaaaaaagttgttttttttttgataaatggACCAAATTGTGACTAATGTGACGcttaaactttattttagaATCTTATTCAGACAATACTGACAAACAatactggatgttttttttgtttgtttgtttgtttgtttgtttgtttgtgtaagaAGAAGCTTTgtgccccctgctgtagccgTATGTACtagaggtactaccaaatagcaTGCACCTTTTGATCCATGTAGGCTTGACTGATCATAAAATTCAAAAGATCACTTGGGTGCTGTGGCGcgtgaccattaagtgctttataggttagtaatagtattttataatcaatgcaaaatttgactggaagccaatgcaatgaggataagatatgggttatatgttatatatctTAGGGTTccagttaggactctagctgctatgttctggactaactggagcttgtttatgctcctactggaacatccagacagtaaagcattacaataatccaacctagaggtaacaaatgcatgaactagtgtttctgtatcatattgacatcatatttcttttcttagcaatatttctgagatgaaagaatgCTACccttgtggtattatttatgtgagcttcaaaagagagaccggtatcaatgaTCACACCAAGGTcctttactgctgcacatgatgtaatagaaagaccgtCCAGACTTACTccgtaatcagaaagcttacttctgactgCCTGTGGACCTAGTAATTGCAGCTCGAGTATCTGCAAccttattaagctggtgacttacatctgacttagctgtatgccatcagcataacagtggtaAAACATAAAGGCTAATACCATTTTCATGAATAATTGCACCTagggcaggggtcggcaacctgcGGATCAGGAGCCGcgagtggctctttcatccctctgctgcggctccctgtacatttggaaaataaatattaaatttaaatttattttatttgttagttagtttattttttaaatgaaattctaagattatgatgcttttgtaacattaaaatgaaacagtgtttaatttttcttgtcgcacaaaatatgcgtcataaatgccgacttgcgaaatccggcacacagaagcagacactGGTTTGCTGCAGGTTTGAACTCTCATAATCCTGCTCTGtttcataaaatacaaaatatttatatatcataatTTTAGTGTGAATCTTATACACTTGGTTAAATATTAGCTtcctactgttttttttctccataccCTGATTCAAGAATAATCCCTCCAGTCACTTTGCATATCTTTAAATGACCCAATGGTTCTAGATGTTTACCTGACACACCCCAGACTTATGTGAAAAGGTCATAATAGTTGGAATTTGTTGGAATTGTGAATTTGCCTGTTGTTTTACTTTGTCTTTAGGCGTCAAGGAAGCTGTCATTTTAGTTGGCGTCCTCACTGGTCAGACTGCTGTGGTAAGTTTTcttactttaaataaataatgtatttaatttggCGATTTATAGTTTGGCAGCATATGTTCAGTAATGAAATGTTCTGTtattagaaaaaataatcatatattACATAGTATTACTAAAAGAACAATGTTAGATAGTcagtctaatctaatctcttcagcagattagattagactagaCTAtgtgggcagtggtggctcaactggttaaggctctgggttgttgatcggaggatctggattcaaggcccagcacagtcAAGTTgccgctgctgggcccttgagcaaggccgtccctgctccagggacgctgtatcatagctgccactgcactctgaccccaacctccacagttccactgtgctgtaatgtatatgtggcgataataaaggcttctattcccCCCTTCTATGCATGAGTTTTGGCCATGCTAATTACTGAACACATTTCTGTGTGACTGATGAATAAAGCACAAGATAATTATTTAGCACCtaataatctgatttttttatcTACTGTTCTGctacacagtgaaacataatcGTCTGGCTGTCTTCACACTATAATTCACCACAGAGGGATTTCTACAGAATGGGCAAAGACAGAATTGACTGCTCACTATGTGGGAAGAGTTTGTCCGAACCTTATAGTCTCAAACGACACATgtacattcacacaggagagaaaccgTATTGCTGTTCACAGTGTGGAAAGAGTTTTAGACAactaaatcaattaaaaatgcATCAGCTTCTTCATGCAGGAGTAAAGCCGTATCAGTGCTCAGAGTGTGGAAAAAGTTTTGCTTCCTGTCAGTATCTCAAAAGTCATAAGCTCATTCACACAAAAGAAAAGCCTCATTGCTGCTCACACTGTGGGAAGTGTTTTAGAGAGAAAGTTCTTTTAAAAGCTCAcaagcgcattcacacaggaccGAAGGCATATCATTGCTCATACTGTGGGAAGAGTTTAACAAGTTTgactattttaaaaaatcaccaacgcattcacacaggagagaagccataTCACTGCTCAGACTGTGGGAAGAGCTTTACAAACCGTTCTACTTTCAGATATCACCAATACATTCACAAAGCAGAGAAGCCTTTTCCCTGCTCAgactgtgggaagagttttacattATCAAGTTCTTTAAAAATTCACcaacgcattcacacaggagagagaccGTATCACTGCTCAGACTGCGGGAAGAGTTTTACAAATGCAAAATGTTTGAAACGTCACCAAGTCCTTCACACAGGACAAAAAGCGTATCACTGCTCAgactgtgggaagagttttatacATGCAAGTTATTTGAAAAAGCACCAACGCGTTCACACAAGTGAGAAACCGTATCACTGCTCAgactgtgggaagagtttttTACATGCAAGTTATTTTAAAATTCACCgacgcattcacacaggagagaatcTGTATTACTGCTCTgactgtgggaagagttttataaCTGCAACTTGTTTGAAGAATCACCGACTCATTCACACAAGAAAGAATCTGTATCACTGCTCTGACTGTGGGAAGAGTTTCACAactgaaaaatgttttaaaaatcaccaacgcattcacacaggagagaatcTGCATCACTGTTCGGtttgtgggaagagttttatacATGCGACTTATTTGAAAAGTCACCAACGCATTCACAGAGGAGAGAAACCGTATCACTGCTCACAATGTGGGAAGAGTTTCACAGAATTGAGTTCTGTAAAAGttcaccagcgcattcacacaggaatGAAGCCGTTTCACTGCACATACTGTGGAAAGAGCTTTATAATATCAAGTCACTTAAAAGTTCATGAACGCAAgcacacaggagagaaaccgTATCAGTGCTCAAACTGTGGGAAGAAATTTAAAACATCAAGTTCTTTAAAAGTTCACCAACGCATTCACACACGAGATGCCATATTACTGCCAGTGAGACTCTCTGAAGGTAATGACACTACTGGCAGAATACAGACACaatgtgataaaaaataaattacaattttGTAAGCAAAAGTTTTCGTACCTAAGGAGAATATTGCATGGTACCAGTCATGTCCTGTGCTCTCACTGTCAAATGTGTTGTCAATTTTACAGCTCCTAAAACTCAATGAGTCAGACATTGTCTTTATTGGGAATGGTGGACTATAGTAGGCAGTGGCAGTGTAAGTAGCACCTTAGTGTGCATCGATTTATTAGCAGATCAGAAGGTGGCATCTTTGGTGTGGACAGAAGAAGCAGCTTTTGAAATGTTAAAGAAGGAATTTGTACTGCTTTAACTAGCTGTGATTGCAGTAAGGCTTTCCAATTAAATGTGTCAGAAAACCAGGGGTTTAAGTTAACAGGGGCCAGACAGTTAAATAGGACAATGGGAAGATCAACATTATTGATTCTTCATACCTATTGTTTTgttgattattgttgttatacATTCTATCTTCAATC harbors:
- the LOC113662766 gene encoding zinc finger protein 658B-like translates to MGKDRIDCSLCGKSLSEPYSLKRHMYIHTGEKPYCCSQCGKSFRQLNQLKMHQLLHAGVKPYQCSECGKSFASCQYLKSHKLIHTKEKPHCCSHCGKCFREKVLLKAHKRIHTGPKAYHCSYCGKSLTSLTILKNHQRIHTGEKPYHCSDCGKSFTNRSTFRYHQYIHKAEKPFPCSDCGKSFTLSSSLKIHQRIHTGERPYHCSDCGKSFTNAKCLKRHQVLHTGQKAYHCSDCGKSFIHASYLKKHQRVHTSEKPYHCSDCGKSFLHASYFKIHRRIHTGENLYYCSDCGKSFITATCLKNHRLIHTRKNLYHCSDCGKSFTTEKCFKNHQRIHTGENLHHCSVCGKSFIHATYLKSHQRIHRGEKPYHCSQCGKSFTELSSVKVHQRIHTGMKPFHCTYCGKSFIISSHLKVHERKHTGEKPYQCSNCGKKFKTSSSLKVHQRIHTRDAILLPVRLSEGNDTTGRIQTQCDKK